One Gloeobacter morelensis MG652769 DNA window includes the following coding sequences:
- a CDS encoding RNA-guided endonuclease InsQ/TnpB family protein, producing the protein MLKTFQYRLYPSKTQARSLQAMVETCRRFYNLCLEERKIAYQLQGQTITKVQQLRRVKEYRKSNPYAASVHSHVLQVVVADLDKAFQAFFRRVKAGQTPGYPRFKGRNRFRSFGFKELGNGFKIDGRRLKLFGVGRVAMRWHRPFEGSIKTARISHKAGEWFASLACEVQTAVPPATGQEVGVDLGINSLLVTSDGEHIENPRWYRAEQAKLRVLQRSVARKKKGGTHRKKAVWVLQKQHARIANRRKDFLNKVAYRLIGRYDRIAIEDLRINNLVRNQHLAKSILDAGWGYLTQRLTHAAGSAHRVVRLVNPAYTSKTCSCCGALFEHLTLGDRWMECPCGLSMDRDENAARNILRLGQSLWGLSSAPAGFPQEAVGL; encoded by the coding sequence ATGCTCAAGACCTTCCAGTACCGGCTCTATCCATCGAAGACGCAGGCTAGAAGTCTTCAGGCGATGGTCGAGACATGCCGCAGGTTCTACAACCTGTGCCTGGAAGAGCGCAAGATAGCCTATCAGCTTCAGGGCCAGACTATCACTAAAGTCCAACAGCTTCGCCGGGTCAAAGAATACAGAAAATCCAATCCCTACGCTGCCAGTGTCCACAGCCACGTACTCCAGGTAGTAGTGGCAGACCTGGACAAGGCTTTCCAGGCATTCTTCCGGCGAGTGAAAGCAGGCCAGACGCCTGGCTACCCCAGGTTCAAGGGCCGTAACCGCTTTCGTTCCTTTGGCTTCAAAGAACTCGGCAATGGCTTCAAAATCGATGGTCGTCGCCTGAAACTGTTCGGCGTTGGCCGGGTGGCTATGCGTTGGCATCGGCCTTTTGAGGGCAGCATCAAAACCGCTCGTATCAGTCATAAGGCTGGCGAATGGTTTGCATCCTTGGCCTGTGAAGTGCAGACTGCTGTACCACCAGCTACAGGCCAAGAAGTTGGAGTAGACCTGGGCATCAACAGCTTGCTTGTTACCAGCGATGGTGAGCACATCGAAAATCCCCGCTGGTATCGGGCTGAGCAAGCCAAGCTCAGAGTGCTTCAGCGTTCAGTGGCCAGAAAGAAAAAGGGTGGCACTCACCGAAAAAAAGCAGTGTGGGTGCTCCAAAAGCAGCACGCTCGGATAGCCAATCGCAGAAAAGACTTCCTCAACAAAGTGGCGTATCGCCTGATAGGCAGGTACGACCGCATTGCGATAGAAGACCTGCGCATCAACAACCTGGTGCGCAACCAACACCTGGCTAAGAGCATCCTGGATGCTGGGTGGGGATACCTCACGCAACGACTCACGCATGCGGCTGGAAGTGCTCATCGCGTGGTCCGTCTGGTTAACCCTGCCTACACCTCCAAGACTTGCTCGTGCTGCGGTGCCCTGTTCGAGCATCTCACCCTTGGCGATCGGTGGATGGAGTGTCCTTGTGGTTTGTCGATGGACCGCGATGAGAACGCAGCCAGGAATATTCTGAGGCTCGGACAGAGCCTTTGGGGGCTAAGCTCGGCACCAGCCGGGTTTCCCCAAGAAGCCGTCGGGCTTTAG
- a CDS encoding Clp protease N-terminal domain-containing protein, with amino-acid sequence MFDRFSERTIWILFLAVAEARRLGQSAVGSEHLLLALMRHSQGKVAKLLHGVGAELWPARLQVARLAGRGRTRLGWAPFGWGTEYFFEKDAQIAFKQAGVEATRFASEKLYPEHLLAGLIYTETSNVCAVLEALGVDMKDLNSRLNELLVRQAQTL; translated from the coding sequence ATGTTCGATCGTTTTTCTGAAAGAACAATCTGGATACTTTTTCTGGCGGTTGCTGAGGCCCGTCGCCTTGGTCAGTCCGCTGTCGGGTCTGAACATCTTCTACTTGCCCTGATGCGCCATAGCCAGGGCAAAGTAGCCAAACTGTTGCATGGAGTAGGGGCGGAGCTATGGCCTGCCCGCCTTCAAGTGGCAAGACTTGCCGGTCGTGGCCGAACCCGTCTCGGTTGGGCACCGTTCGGCTGGGGAACGGAATATTTCTTCGAAAAGGATGCACAAATTGCTTTCAAGCAGGCCGGGGTTGAGGCTACCCGTTTCGCTTCTGAGAAACTTTACCCGGAGCACCTTTTGGCAGGCTTGATCTACACCGAGACATCGAATGTCTGTGCCGTGCTTGAAGCGCTTGGAGTGGATATGAAGGATCTCAACAGTCGGCTGAATGAACTGCTGGTGAGGCAGGCTCAGACCTTGTAG
- a CDS encoding Uma2 family endonuclease, with product MTRALEPVTYPSGDGTPVAETFAHLYAILVILEVLRQYLEGQQATVLAHQFLYYAPGIPTARVVPDVMVIFGVEPGGRDNYKIWEEGRVPSVVFEITSAATRAQDQGIKKALYEQLGVGEYWLFDPKGEWLAEPLLGYRLTPTLADPDLPQMVYTPIVGGLSAVLGLRLVAEGALVNFYRLDTGEKLLIPSELAAELRSTAARLKQVEQQLGQAEQQLDRKRRRAEILAEALRAQGLDPDKLHGIEALR from the coding sequence ATGACTCGTGCCCTCGAACCTGTCACCTACCCGAGCGGGGACGGTACGCCCGTGGCCGAAACCTTTGCGCACCTCTACGCAATCCTGGTCATCCTCGAAGTGCTAAGGCAGTATCTTGAAGGCCAACAGGCGACGGTGCTCGCCCACCAGTTTCTTTATTACGCACCGGGGATCCCCACAGCCCGGGTAGTTCCTGACGTAATGGTCATCTTCGGTGTAGAGCCCGGCGGCAGGGACAATTACAAGATCTGGGAAGAAGGCCGGGTGCCCTCGGTCGTCTTCGAGATCACCTCTGCTGCCACCCGTGCACAGGATCAGGGCATCAAAAAGGCGCTGTACGAGCAACTGGGCGTCGGCGAGTACTGGCTTTTCGATCCGAAGGGCGAGTGGTTGGCCGAACCGCTGCTCGGTTACCGCCTCACCCCAACCCTGGCGGATCCGGATCTGCCCCAGATGGTTTACACCCCGATTGTGGGCGGCCTCAGCGCGGTGTTGGGGCTGAGGCTGGTAGCCGAAGGGGCCTTGGTGAATTTTTACCGGCTCGACACGGGCGAAAAGCTGCTGATTCCCAGTGAACTGGCTGCCGAGTTGCGTTCTACCGCCGCGCGGCTCAAGCAAGTTGAACAACAACTCGGTCAAGCCGAACAACAACTCGACCGCAAACGGCGACGGGCCGAAATTTTAGCCGAGGCCCTGCGCGCGCAGGGCCTCGATCCGGATAAGCTCCATGGCATCGAAGCATTGCGGTAA
- a CDS encoding ABC-F family ATP-binding cassette domain-containing protein has protein sequence MLRLESVSKIYPTGEVLRDCTWEVLPGERIGLVGANGAGKSTQIKMLLGHEEPTSGQVVRPSHVKIAYLAQEFMVTPGRTVREELLSVFEEAQAVQHELNEANLALAEAGGASEAELTRLLKKIDRLQSHFEALDGYLLVSKVEKLLPELGFSDVDGDRAVETFSGGWQMRIGLGKLLLTEPDVLLLDEPTNHLDLETIEWLEGYLKDLNRAMVIVSHDRRFLDRIVTKIVEVERGVASTYSGNYSFYQTAKSERADAQLSAYERQQRELGRQQAFVDRFRASATRSTQAKSREKQLEKIERIEAPVGTERTLRFRFAPAPASGKQVMLVRDLSLEYGDKILFLGANLEILKGERIALLGPNGAGKSTLLRLFIGEEQPTTGKIEFGHNVLAGYYAQHQAETLDMGKIVLETLHDEAPQLTNEEVRTMLGRFLFSGDTVFKKVSALSGGEKSRLALARLLLRPSNFLLLDEPTNHLDIPSKEILEAALREYTGSAVIVSHDRYFIQRVATKIVEIREGELVAYDGDYDYYLDKKAEEAERQALEAKLAREQAKEKEKRAKEKEKQKQKAAQAKAAKQ, from the coding sequence GTGCTCAGGCTCGAATCGGTCAGCAAGATTTATCCGACCGGAGAAGTGCTCCGCGACTGTACGTGGGAGGTGCTCCCGGGCGAGCGCATCGGGCTGGTGGGCGCCAACGGTGCGGGCAAGTCGACCCAAATCAAGATGCTCCTGGGACACGAGGAGCCGACCAGCGGTCAGGTGGTCCGCCCGAGCCACGTCAAAATTGCCTACCTGGCCCAGGAATTCATGGTCACCCCGGGCCGCACCGTGCGCGAGGAGCTGCTCTCGGTCTTCGAGGAAGCCCAGGCCGTTCAGCATGAGCTCAACGAGGCGAATCTGGCCCTGGCGGAGGCCGGCGGCGCGTCGGAGGCGGAACTCACCCGGTTGCTCAAAAAAATCGACCGCCTGCAGTCCCACTTCGAGGCCCTCGACGGCTATTTGCTGGTGAGCAAAGTCGAAAAATTGCTGCCCGAACTGGGTTTTAGCGACGTCGACGGCGATCGGGCTGTGGAGACGTTTAGCGGCGGCTGGCAGATGCGCATTGGCCTCGGCAAACTGCTGCTCACCGAACCGGACGTGCTGTTGCTCGATGAACCGACCAACCACCTCGACTTGGAGACGATCGAGTGGCTCGAAGGCTACCTCAAAGATCTCAACCGGGCGATGGTGATCGTCTCCCACGACCGGCGCTTTCTCGATCGGATCGTCACCAAAATCGTCGAAGTCGAACGGGGAGTGGCGAGCACCTACAGCGGTAACTACAGCTTCTACCAGACGGCCAAATCCGAGCGCGCCGACGCGCAGCTTTCAGCCTACGAGCGCCAGCAGCGCGAATTGGGCCGACAGCAAGCCTTTGTGGATCGCTTTCGCGCCTCGGCCACCCGCAGCACCCAGGCCAAAAGCCGCGAGAAGCAGCTCGAGAAAATCGAGCGCATCGAGGCGCCGGTGGGTACTGAGCGCACACTGCGCTTTCGCTTCGCCCCGGCCCCCGCCAGCGGCAAGCAGGTGATGCTCGTGCGCGATCTGTCGCTGGAGTATGGCGACAAGATTTTGTTTTTAGGAGCGAATCTGGAGATTCTCAAGGGCGAGCGCATCGCCCTGTTGGGTCCCAACGGTGCCGGCAAATCGACGCTGCTCAGATTGTTCATCGGTGAAGAGCAGCCCACCACCGGCAAAATCGAGTTCGGCCACAACGTGCTCGCGGGCTACTACGCCCAGCACCAGGCCGAGACCCTCGACATGGGCAAAATCGTTCTCGAAACGCTGCACGACGAAGCGCCGCAACTCACCAACGAAGAAGTGCGCACGATGCTCGGGCGGTTTCTCTTTAGCGGCGACACGGTCTTCAAAAAAGTGTCCGCCCTCTCCGGGGGCGAAAAATCGCGCCTCGCCCTGGCCCGGTTGCTGCTGCGACCCAGCAACTTTCTGCTGCTCGACGAACCGACCAACCACCTCGACATCCCGAGCAAAGAAATTCTCGAAGCGGCCCTGCGCGAATACACCGGCTCGGCGGTGATCGTCTCCCACGACCGCTACTTCATCCAGCGCGTCGCCACCAAAATCGTCGAAATCCGCGAAGGCGAACTGGTGGCCTACGACGGCGACTACGACTACTACCTCGACAAAAAAGCCGAAGAAGCCGAGCGCCAGGCCCTCGAAGCAAAGTTGGCGCGCGAGCAGGCCAAAGAAAAAGAAAAGCGGGCCAAAGAAAAAGAGAAGCAAAAGCAAAAAGCCGCCCAGGCCAAAGCGGCCAAGCAATAG
- a CDS encoding IS982 family transposase → MPSLEALFCHVDDFCQRFEPLWQQQLLDDGLRHRRRPRRLCLSEILTILIAFHQSAYRHFKAFYTEMVCAYWRSAFPGLVSYARFVEWMPSTLMPLSAYLRHCFGPCTGISFIDSTPLAVCHVRRVHAHKVFVGLAAWGKSSVGWFYGFKLHLVVNERGELLAMSVTAGNTDDRKPVPELLKDLHGKVFGDRGYISSKLGRQLREELGMALITKLRRKMTNRLMVMTDKLLLRKRGIIEAINDQLKNISQIEHTRHRSEVNFLVNLVCGLIAYCHKPNKPSVASDADQLNA, encoded by the coding sequence ATGCCCAGTCTAGAAGCGCTCTTTTGCCATGTCGATGACTTCTGCCAACGCTTCGAACCGCTCTGGCAGCAACAATTGCTCGACGATGGCCTGCGACACAGGCGACGGCCACGCCGACTCTGCCTCAGCGAAATCCTGACGATTCTGATTGCTTTTCACCAATCCGCCTACCGCCACTTCAAGGCCTTCTACACCGAAATGGTCTGCGCTTACTGGCGAAGCGCTTTTCCTGGACTGGTCAGCTACGCGCGCTTCGTCGAGTGGATGCCCTCTACCCTTATGCCGCTCAGTGCCTACCTGCGCCACTGTTTTGGCCCCTGCACCGGCATCAGTTTTATCGATTCGACTCCACTTGCCGTCTGCCATGTGCGCCGCGTCCACGCCCACAAAGTCTTTGTCGGTCTGGCCGCCTGGGGCAAAAGCTCGGTGGGCTGGTTTTACGGCTTCAAGCTGCACTTGGTGGTCAATGAGCGCGGCGAATTGCTGGCGATGAGCGTGACGGCTGGGAACACTGACGATCGCAAGCCTGTGCCTGAACTGCTCAAAGACTTGCACGGCAAAGTGTTTGGCGACCGCGGCTACATCAGCAGCAAGCTTGGCAGGCAATTGCGCGAGGAGCTGGGCATGGCGCTGATCACCAAGTTGCGGCGCAAGATGACCAATCGGCTGATGGTGATGACGGACAAACTGCTGTTGCGCAAGCGCGGGATCATCGAAGCAATCAATGACCAGTTGAAGAACATTTCGCAGATAGAGCACACCCGCCATCGCAGCGAAGTGAATTTTTTGGTGAACCTGGTGTGTGGGTTGATTGCCTACTGCCACAAACCGAACAAGCCGTCGGTGGCGTCTGATGCCGACCAGCTCAATGCTTAA
- a CDS encoding S1C family serine protease, producing MFILNARFFQLLLILGLFLSFTPGVFAQTSGSTPLDAKLSVEQMKMKGVRSLTLGDWTTQIDALPYSQLVLLKTPGNDDEEPVVFDRHTMRQNGLEIAIASKWTRDELELKVYVQALSCVMYGAICNPVGAKVPGPVTNVRDLVINGTAYRLQGNDGVFPISDTVVAALRNATGEIEMRPVGQGAGTPYRIGAGTVDSFRNIYQQEVSIKQDLTLPAAVVNLEALDIEELVGKAVPSVVLIMTPKGSGTGFLISDDGYVVTNRHVVTNFKTPEVRFFDETIKTGRVVYRSSSKDFALLKVEIKKGAYPALAVCNLDKVTIGSEIVVIGNPGSFGTTQQKNLTNTVTRGIVSGIRSAENQTFLQTDAAINPGNSGGPMLNKYGEVLAIATWKIGTQGVQGLNFGGMIGEALSDAGVQVQATPTATLNACGNELSPPQKPLTPAMVTAPLQNTPIGPPTRLLQKSEGTKSSQH from the coding sequence ATGTTCATTCTCAATGCTCGATTTTTTCAGCTGCTACTGATTCTTGGTCTGTTTCTAAGCTTTACTCCTGGGGTGTTCGCCCAAACAAGTGGTTCTACTCCCCTTGATGCAAAGCTTTCCGTCGAGCAGATGAAAATGAAGGGTGTCCGCTCACTGACTCTAGGGGACTGGACAACCCAAATAGACGCTTTGCCTTATTCACAGCTTGTGTTGCTGAAGACACCAGGCAACGACGATGAAGAGCCGGTGGTCTTCGACCGCCACACCATGCGCCAGAATGGCCTTGAGATCGCTATAGCTAGCAAATGGACTAGGGATGAGCTGGAGCTCAAAGTCTACGTCCAGGCTCTCTCCTGCGTGATGTACGGCGCGATTTGCAATCCGGTCGGTGCGAAAGTGCCAGGCCCGGTTACAAATGTGCGCGATCTAGTAATTAACGGTACTGCCTATCGCTTACAAGGCAACGACGGGGTTTTCCCCATCTCAGACACGGTGGTAGCTGCCCTGCGTAATGCAACCGGAGAAATTGAGATGCGCCCAGTCGGCCAGGGTGCCGGCACCCCGTATAGGATCGGAGCTGGGACAGTCGATTCCTTCAGAAATATCTACCAGCAGGAAGTCTCGATCAAGCAGGATCTGACTTTGCCCGCGGCGGTGGTCAACTTGGAAGCTCTGGACATTGAAGAACTGGTAGGCAAAGCAGTTCCCTCCGTCGTATTGATCATGACTCCAAAAGGCAGCGGAACAGGTTTTTTGATCAGTGACGACGGCTATGTCGTAACCAATCGGCACGTTGTAACAAATTTTAAAACTCCTGAGGTACGTTTTTTTGACGAAACGATCAAAACCGGTCGTGTAGTCTACCGTAGTTCCAGTAAAGATTTCGCTCTGCTGAAAGTGGAGATCAAAAAAGGAGCCTATCCGGCGTTGGCGGTCTGCAACCTCGACAAAGTAACGATCGGTTCGGAAATTGTCGTGATTGGCAATCCTGGTTCCTTCGGCACCACCCAGCAGAAAAACCTGACCAACACGGTCACCCGCGGGATCGTAAGCGGCATCCGTTCGGCAGAAAATCAAACATTTCTGCAGACCGATGCAGCTATTAACCCAGGCAACAGCGGCGGACCGATGCTGAACAAGTATGGAGAGGTTCTCGCTATCGCCACTTGGAAAATCGGTACACAAGGAGTCCAGGGACTCAATTTCGGTGGGATGATTGGAGAAGCACTGAGCGACGCAGGTGTACAGGTGCAAGCGACACCTACAGCTACCCTAAATGCCTGTGGAAATGAACTGTCTCCTCCACAGAAGCCGCTGACGCCAGCCATGGTCACCGCGCCACTCCAGAACACCCCCATCGGTCCCCCGACTAGATTGCTCCAGAAATCTGAGGGGACGAAATCCTCGCAACACTAA
- a CDS encoding DUF4041 domain-containing protein yields MTILEFLLAVVLLAAVVWAIVAFARGQTLERQLEESTTRAATTNIRLEQAENQVADLTAGLSRYSVLADRDAYLAGVETQIQAKQEDLARLEQELTQRARKAEAELAEQLNRRRAVLDNQRLEAERKADEARSTVGTLETRIGELQGKLRKLEEVSCLEEFGFYEFRHSFETAGEFAVALDTVRDQQKRALKDKRAAVCDTTWTVGDSKREGEKMVNGVLRMMLRAFNGECDACISRVKYNNVDTMRSRIEASSKAINDFGKTLNCRIADEYLQSKLKELELSYEYQVKKQQEAEEQRRIREQMREEERALKEAEKAREAAEKEERRYLKALDEARRELESATAGQQQKLLREIEALNARLAETENLKQRAQSMAELTRSGHVYVISNVGSFGDRVFKIGMTRRLEPMERVNELGDASVPFPFDVHAMIYSTDAPTLENQLHKHFSQRRLNLVNERKEFFQVAIEEIETALNDFARQNPSLKARMELTKVAEAEQYRQSEAKRRIYTAPMVSAAAGSY; encoded by the coding sequence ATGACTATTCTCGAATTCCTGCTTGCTGTCGTGCTCCTTGCTGCTGTCGTCTGGGCTATTGTTGCCTTCGCCCGTGGTCAAACCCTTGAGAGGCAGCTGGAGGAGTCTACAACCCGAGCTGCGACCACCAATATTCGCCTGGAACAGGCCGAGAATCAGGTCGCTGATCTCACCGCTGGGCTTTCTCGGTACTCGGTCCTTGCCGATCGGGATGCTTACCTGGCGGGTGTCGAAACCCAGATTCAGGCTAAACAAGAAGACCTTGCCCGTCTTGAGCAGGAACTGACCCAGCGTGCCCGCAAGGCGGAGGCAGAACTGGCCGAGCAATTGAACCGCAGGCGCGCCGTGCTCGATAACCAGCGCCTCGAAGCCGAGCGTAAAGCCGACGAAGCACGCTCAACCGTTGGTACTCTCGAAACCCGGATCGGCGAGCTTCAAGGCAAACTGCGCAAGCTCGAAGAAGTGTCCTGTCTAGAAGAATTTGGCTTTTACGAGTTTCGCCACAGTTTCGAGACGGCTGGCGAGTTTGCCGTCGCCCTCGACACTGTCAGAGATCAGCAGAAGCGTGCCCTCAAGGACAAGCGGGCGGCCGTTTGCGACACTACCTGGACTGTGGGCGACAGCAAGCGCGAAGGCGAAAAAATGGTCAACGGGGTGTTGCGCATGATGTTGAGGGCTTTTAACGGCGAGTGCGACGCCTGCATCTCGCGAGTCAAGTACAACAACGTGGACACGATGCGCAGCCGCATCGAGGCATCAAGCAAGGCGATCAACGACTTCGGCAAGACCCTGAACTGCCGGATTGCGGATGAATACCTGCAATCCAAACTCAAAGAACTCGAACTGAGCTACGAGTATCAGGTCAAAAAACAGCAGGAGGCCGAGGAGCAGCGCCGCATCCGTGAACAGATGCGCGAGGAAGAACGTGCCCTCAAAGAAGCCGAAAAAGCCCGCGAAGCTGCCGAAAAAGAAGAGCGCCGCTACCTCAAGGCTCTCGATGAAGCCCGCCGGGAACTGGAAAGTGCTACGGCCGGGCAGCAGCAGAAGCTTCTCAGGGAAATTGAAGCCCTGAATGCTCGACTGGCGGAGACTGAGAACCTGAAGCAACGTGCCCAGTCGATGGCCGAACTCACCCGCTCCGGTCACGTCTATGTGATCTCAAACGTGGGCTCCTTTGGCGATCGGGTGTTCAAGATCGGCATGACCCGTCGGTTGGAGCCGATGGAGCGAGTCAACGAACTGGGGGATGCCTCGGTGCCTTTTCCTTTCGACGTCCATGCGATGATTTACTCGACCGATGCACCCACGCTCGAAAACCAGTTGCACAAGCACTTTTCCCAGCGGCGCCTGAATCTGGTCAACGAACGCAAGGAGTTTTTCCAAGTGGCGATCGAGGAAATTGAAACGGCCCTGAACGATTTTGCCCGTCAGAACCCGAGTCTCAAGGCCCGCATGGAACTGACGAAAGTGGCCGAGGCCGAACAATACCGTCAGTCGGAGGCAAAGCGGCGAATTTATACAGCCCCAATGGTAAGTGCCGCAGCAGGGAGCTACTAA
- a CDS encoding ATP-binding protein, with amino-acid sequence MVGFPENLLAEIAALREHNARLETLLGEGRLKAQALLESEERYRSLITVTSAIVWTAGSDGAIIEEVPSWEEFTGQSPEQYQGWGWVEMLHPEDRASTAEIWRQANADKRPVEAEYRLRRRDGEYRHMVARGVPLLNAQGRLCSWVGTVTDIHDRKVAEQQRELRLLQAKRHTTRLQKLAEASLAINSALSIQQVLQGITEQAAALIGAHMALTSLTPERDWARAVHTVYLSDKYGFWHRSEARLGGVGIAADVCRTNRPLRLTQSQLEAHPQGRLLAFGAADRPALRGWLAAPLVGRDGRNIGLIQLSDKHEGDFSEEDEAIAVQLAQLASVAIENTRLFEAEQAAKVDAEEANRLKDEFLATLSHELRSPLTAILGWTRLLRQTDLGAVRAAHALEVIERNALAQNQLIEDLLDISRIVAGKLRIEAAAVDLAGVIEAAIGTVRPAAQARAIEVDTEIEPGVPPLMGDATRLQQVVWNLLANAVKFTPNGGRVRVRLARRGTAAEVAVSDSGQGIAPHLLPHVFERFRQADSSSTRSHGGLGLGLAIVRQLVELHGGTVSAASPGEGQGATFTVRLPFDEARALLAGDHSPGDWTRESPTACCGRLDGLRVLVVDDEPQARELVRTTLELCGAQVATAGSAAEALAEVRRFKPAVLVSDIAMPGEDGYALLRQMRLLEAEHGWRIPAVALTAYARVEDRRRALLAGFQTHLSKPVEPSELVAAVANLSCRSTL; translated from the coding sequence ATGGTCGGCTTCCCGGAAAATCTGCTCGCCGAAATTGCGGCACTACGCGAACACAATGCCCGGCTGGAGACTTTGCTGGGCGAAGGTCGGCTCAAAGCGCAGGCCCTGCTCGAAAGTGAGGAGCGCTACCGCTCGCTGATCACCGTCACCTCCGCCATCGTCTGGACCGCGGGGAGCGATGGGGCGATTATTGAGGAGGTGCCTTCCTGGGAAGAATTCACCGGCCAGTCCCCCGAGCAGTACCAGGGCTGGGGTTGGGTCGAGATGCTCCATCCCGAGGACCGCGCTTCCACCGCCGAAATTTGGCGGCAGGCCAACGCAGACAAGCGCCCGGTGGAAGCCGAATACCGGCTGCGGCGGCGCGACGGCGAGTACCGCCACATGGTCGCCAGGGGCGTGCCGCTGCTGAATGCCCAGGGTCGGTTGTGCTCGTGGGTGGGCACCGTCACCGACATTCACGATCGCAAGGTGGCCGAGCAGCAGCGCGAGTTGCGACTTCTGCAGGCGAAGCGGCATACCACCCGCCTGCAGAAGCTGGCCGAGGCGTCGCTTGCCATTAATTCGGCTCTGTCGATCCAGCAGGTGCTGCAGGGGATCACCGAGCAAGCCGCGGCCCTGATTGGCGCCCATATGGCCCTCACCAGCCTGACGCCCGAGCGCGACTGGGCGCGGGCGGTGCACACGGTGTACCTGTCGGACAAGTATGGCTTCTGGCACCGCAGCGAAGCGCGGCTGGGCGGCGTCGGGATCGCCGCCGATGTGTGTCGGACCAACCGGCCTTTACGTCTGACCCAATCCCAACTGGAGGCCCATCCGCAGGGGCGGCTGCTCGCCTTCGGGGCCGCCGATCGCCCGGCGCTGCGCGGCTGGCTCGCCGCCCCGCTGGTGGGGCGCGACGGACGCAATATCGGCCTCATTCAGCTGTCGGACAAGCACGAGGGCGATTTTAGCGAGGAGGACGAAGCGATCGCTGTGCAACTGGCGCAGCTGGCCTCGGTGGCCATCGAGAATACGCGGCTATTCGAAGCGGAGCAAGCCGCCAAGGTGGACGCCGAGGAGGCCAACCGCCTCAAAGACGAATTTTTGGCCACCCTCAGCCACGAACTGCGCTCGCCGCTGACGGCAATTTTGGGATGGACCAGGCTGCTGCGCCAGACAGATCTAGGCGCGGTGCGCGCCGCCCACGCCCTGGAGGTGATCGAGCGCAACGCCCTCGCCCAGAACCAGCTCATCGAAGATCTGCTCGATATCTCGCGGATCGTGGCCGGCAAGCTGCGCATCGAGGCAGCTGCGGTGGATCTAGCCGGGGTGATCGAGGCGGCCATCGGCACCGTCCGCCCGGCCGCCCAGGCAAGGGCCATCGAAGTTGACACCGAGATCGAACCGGGGGTGCCGCCTTTGATGGGCGATGCCACCCGTCTGCAGCAGGTGGTCTGGAACTTGCTTGCCAACGCAGTTAAATTCACCCCCAACGGTGGCCGGGTGCGGGTGCGGCTGGCCCGGCGCGGTACTGCCGCCGAGGTCGCCGTCAGCGACAGCGGCCAGGGCATCGCCCCCCATCTGTTGCCCCACGTCTTCGAGCGCTTCCGCCAGGCGGACAGCTCCAGCACCCGCTCCCACGGCGGTCTGGGTTTGGGGCTTGCCATTGTCCGCCAACTGGTCGAACTGCACGGCGGCACCGTTTCGGCCGCGAGCCCCGGCGAAGGGCAGGGGGCAACTTTTACGGTGCGGCTGCCCTTTGACGAAGCACGGGCATTGCTCGCGGGCGACCACTCCCCCGGCGACTGGACGCGCGAATCTCCCACCGCCTGCTGCGGGCGGCTCGACGGCCTGCGGGTGCTGGTGGTGGACGACGAACCGCAGGCGCGCGAACTGGTGCGCACCACCCTGGAACTGTGCGGTGCGCAGGTGGCCACGGCGGGCTCTGCCGCGGAAGCTCTGGCTGAGGTGCGCCGATTCAAGCCGGCGGTCCTGGTCAGCGACATTGCCATGCCGGGCGAGGACGGCTACGCCCTGCTGCGCCAGATGCGCCTGCTCGAAGCCGAGCACGGCTGGCGCATCCCTGCGGTGGCCCTGACTGCTTACGCCCGCGTCGAGGACCGCCGCCGGGCACTTTTGGCCGGTTTTCAGACCCATCTGAGCAAACCGGTCGAACCGAGCGAGTTGGTGGCGGCGGTGGCCAATTTGAGCTGTCGCTCAACCCTTTAG
- a CDS encoding prepilin-type N-terminal cleavage/methylation domain-containing protein yields MLCARPSRGFSLIEMVLALAVGAAVGLAAVTVGLYWRGEAQQRLLGASVPLIAQAMRQYARAHGSLPDLAVAEDTDRWLALYTPPGSATLADGTRRTLPEGIAYERLQTYVPSSIPFGQTAGRVRLTGTGCEPTDRSTECTLNITP; encoded by the coding sequence ATGCTCTGCGCGCGCCCGTCGCGTGGTTTTTCGTTGATCGAGATGGTGCTTGCCCTCGCTGTCGGGGCGGCCGTGGGTCTGGCGGCGGTGACCGTGGGCCTGTACTGGCGAGGTGAAGCGCAGCAGCGGCTCCTGGGGGCCTCGGTGCCCCTCATTGCCCAGGCGATGCGTCAGTACGCGCGTGCCCACGGCAGCCTGCCCGATCTGGCCGTGGCGGAGGATACCGATCGCTGGTTGGCCCTCTACACGCCGCCAGGCTCGGCCACCCTTGCGGACGGCACCCGCCGCACGCTACCGGAGGGCATCGCTTACGAACGCCTGCAGACCTATGTGCCTTCGAGTATCCCCTTTGGCCAGACTGCCGGGCGGGTGCGGCTCACCGGCACCGGCTGCGAGCCGACGGACCGTTCCACCGAATGCACCTTGAACATCACGCCATGA